A stretch of the Veillonella parvula DSM 2008 genome encodes the following:
- a CDS encoding beta-class carbonic anhydrase, whose translation MSLLDDILAHNREYVEDQNTGYVDTDTKCSKMPSREMAIVTCMDTRLVNFLEDSMDIGRGEAKIVKTAGNCITGPFDGVVRSLLVCIYELGVNEIFIIGHHECGMAKTTAKDLTEKMLARGIAPEAIHMVRKEMERWADGFTHPAENVEDTVDELRMNPLIPKDVPIHGLIFHPRTGEIEVIVNGYTQMKQYYEKN comes from the coding sequence ATGAGCTTATTAGATGATATTTTAGCCCATAATCGAGAATATGTAGAAGATCAAAATACAGGTTATGTAGATACAGATACAAAGTGTAGTAAAATGCCTAGTCGTGAAATGGCAATTGTTACATGTATGGATACACGTCTTGTTAACTTCTTAGAAGATTCCATGGATATTGGGCGCGGTGAAGCGAAAATCGTAAAGACTGCAGGTAACTGTATTACAGGTCCCTTTGATGGCGTTGTACGTAGTTTACTTGTTTGTATTTATGAGCTAGGAGTTAACGAAATCTTTATCATTGGTCATCACGAATGTGGTATGGCAAAAACTACGGCAAAAGATCTAACAGAAAAAATGCTGGCTCGTGGTATTGCACCAGAAGCGATTCATATGGTCCGTAAAGAAATGGAACGCTGGGCTGATGGCTTTACACATCCTGCTGAAAATGTAGAGGATACAGTAGACGAATTACGTATGAATCCTTTGATTCCTAAAGATGTGCCTATTCACGGTCTTATCTTCCATCCTAGAACGGGTGAAATCGAAGTCATTGTTAATGGCTATACACAAATGAAACAATATTACGAAAAGAATTAG
- the ilvN gene encoding acetolactate synthase small subunit, whose amino-acid sequence MEVQMKKRCISAYVENQIGVLAKISGLFAGKNYNLDTLTVGETEDSTMSRMTIDLTCDDLTYEQIIKQLNRSVEVIKVIDFTDMPITKKELLFIKVNSCKEADKQEIFRIAQTFDLLVVDYNRKSVLVQCVKTVSKNNDMIALFKDMFVNRIEVVRGGSVAIEALSTPDR is encoded by the coding sequence ATGGAAGTACAAATGAAAAAACGCTGTATTTCAGCGTATGTAGAAAACCAAATCGGTGTACTAGCTAAGATTTCAGGCCTCTTCGCAGGCAAAAATTATAATCTTGATACATTGACTGTAGGGGAAACTGAAGATTCTACCATGTCTCGTATGACGATTGATCTTACTTGTGACGATTTGACATATGAACAAATCATTAAACAGCTTAATCGCAGTGTAGAGGTGATTAAGGTTATCGACTTTACGGACATGCCGATTACGAAAAAAGAATTACTATTTATCAAGGTCAATAGCTGTAAAGAAGCGGATAAACAAGAAATCTTCCGCATTGCCCAAACCTTTGATCTATTAGTTGTGGATTATAATCGTAAATCTGTACTAGTACAATGTGTAAAGACCGTATCTAAAAATAATGACATGATTGCCTTATTTAAAGATATGTTCGTCAATCGTATTGAAGTTGTACGAGGTGGTAGCGTAGCTATCGAAGCATTATCTACACCTGATAGATAA
- the ilvB gene encoding biosynthetic-type acetolactate synthase large subunit, with protein MISGAQYLVKALQEEQVEFLFNYPGAATIDIMDELYKQDKVKVILPRHEQALAHAADGYARSTGKVGVCMVTSGPGATNLVTGIATAYSDSVPLVCITGQVDLGLMGNDAFQEVDTVGIVRNVCKYAVTVRDRKDLGRILKEAFYIARTGRPGPVVVDIPKNIQKAMGSDEYPTEVNIRGYKPNTTVHVGQVKKACSIISKAKRPLFLLGGGVSISGANDLMVELVEKTGIPVVTTLMGKGAIDSRHPLYLGNVGIHGGYAPNVAITDCDVMISIGTRFNDRITGKLSTFAQNCKIIHIDVDAASISKNIKVDIPIVADAKLAIEKILEYIEPHDLGEWPKQLQQLKAERPVTQADEEGLTPQTVIEYINHHYERPIVTTDVGQNQLWTTQFLDVKGQYQMLTSGGLGTMGYGFPAALGAQMGNPDKRVFAICGDGGVQMNIQEFATAMHYRLPVTLIVLNNGFLGNVRQWQQLFYDKRYACTNLMMDESAIVTRDIIDNDEFEYVPDFVKLAEAYGAKAMRITKVEDIEKGFQLADTFKNGPTLLEFIIPTELNVLPMVPAGKSLNDMLLKDKK; from the coding sequence ATGATTTCAGGCGCACAGTATCTGGTAAAAGCCCTTCAAGAGGAGCAGGTAGAGTTTTTGTTTAACTATCCTGGGGCGGCTACTATTGATATCATGGATGAATTATATAAGCAAGATAAGGTAAAAGTGATTTTGCCGCGTCATGAGCAAGCATTGGCCCATGCGGCAGATGGATATGCTCGTAGTACCGGTAAAGTAGGGGTTTGTATGGTAACCTCTGGACCTGGTGCTACAAATCTTGTGACTGGTATTGCTACGGCTTATTCTGATAGTGTACCTCTCGTTTGTATTACAGGCCAAGTTGACTTGGGGCTCATGGGTAATGATGCATTCCAAGAAGTAGATACTGTTGGCATTGTACGCAATGTTTGTAAATATGCCGTTACTGTTCGCGACCGTAAAGATTTAGGGCGTATTTTGAAAGAGGCCTTTTACATTGCTCGCACAGGTCGTCCAGGACCTGTTGTAGTAGATATTCCTAAGAATATCCAAAAGGCTATGGGCTCTGATGAGTATCCTACAGAGGTTAATATTCGCGGTTACAAACCAAATACTACTGTTCACGTAGGTCAAGTTAAAAAGGCCTGCTCTATTATTAGTAAAGCTAAAAGGCCTCTATTCCTATTAGGTGGTGGGGTAAGTATTAGTGGTGCTAACGACCTTATGGTGGAGTTGGTTGAAAAAACAGGGATTCCTGTTGTTACAACATTGATGGGGAAAGGTGCTATTGATAGCCGTCATCCATTGTATCTTGGTAATGTAGGGATTCACGGTGGCTATGCGCCTAATGTAGCCATAACTGATTGTGACGTGATGATTTCTATTGGTACGCGCTTTAATGATCGTATTACTGGTAAACTAAGTACCTTTGCACAAAATTGTAAGATTATCCATATTGATGTAGATGCGGCGTCTATTTCTAAAAATATTAAGGTTGATATTCCAATCGTAGCAGATGCTAAATTGGCTATCGAAAAAATCTTAGAATATATTGAACCTCACGACCTTGGCGAATGGCCAAAACAATTACAGCAACTTAAGGCAGAGCGCCCTGTCACTCAAGCTGACGAAGAGGGTCTAACACCTCAAACTGTTATCGAGTACATCAATCATCACTATGAACGTCCTATCGTTACAACCGATGTGGGTCAAAATCAATTGTGGACTACTCAGTTCCTTGATGTGAAAGGTCAATATCAAATGTTGACGTCTGGTGGCTTAGGGACTATGGGTTATGGTTTTCCTGCTGCATTAGGTGCGCAAATGGGAAATCCAGATAAGCGTGTATTTGCCATCTGTGGTGATGGTGGCGTGCAAATGAATATCCAAGAGTTTGCCACTGCTATGCACTACCGCTTGCCTGTAACGCTTATTGTATTAAACAATGGATTCCTTGGTAATGTACGTCAATGGCAACAATTATTCTACGATAAACGTTACGCTTGTACGAACTTGATGATGGATGAAAGTGCCATTGTTACGCGAGACATAATCGACAATGATGAGTTTGAGTATGTACCGGATTTTGTGAAATTGGCAGAAGCTTATGGCGCTAAAGCCATGCGCATTACTAAAGTAGAAGACATAGAAAAAGGGTTCCAATTGGCTGATACTTTCAAAAATGGACCAACCTTACTTGAGTTCATTATTCCTACAGAACTCAATGTATTGCCAATGGTACCAGCAGGCAAATCCTTAAATGATATGTTGTTAAAGGATAAAAAATAG
- a CDS encoding folate family ECF transporter S component, giving the protein MKTDMIVKTGMFVALTVLLSYIFAIHTTFIHITFGFLSTAIFGILYGPMAAGIMAAIACFIGMSLFGQGVFFPGFIISEFLVGYVYGYFLHGRNVTFKQLLLPETIVTVCIHLILNTIWLTIFYNKAVSAIFIGRLIKNIICFPLEIALILIVYKAVSKFMVQKKP; this is encoded by the coding sequence ATGAAAACTGATATGATTGTAAAGACAGGAATGTTTGTAGCATTGACGGTTTTACTATCTTATATATTTGCTATTCATACTACATTTATACATATTACCTTTGGATTTTTATCAACCGCTATATTTGGTATTCTTTATGGGCCTATGGCAGCAGGTATAATGGCTGCTATTGCCTGTTTTATAGGTATGTCTTTATTTGGACAAGGAGTATTCTTTCCCGGCTTTATCATATCTGAATTTCTTGTAGGCTATGTGTATGGGTATTTTTTACACGGACGTAATGTTACATTTAAACAATTACTTTTACCGGAGACGATTGTTACTGTATGTATACATCTGATATTAAATACAATATGGCTCACAATATTTTATAACAAAGCAGTATCTGCTATATTTATTGGACGTCTTATTAAAAATATCATTTGTTTCCCTTTAGAAATTGCATTGATTTTAATTGTGTATAAAGCAGTCAGTAAGTTTATGGTACAAAAAAAGCCATAA
- a CDS encoding nitrous oxide-stimulated promoter family protein encodes MTVDEKRKLELKTMYQIIGIYCHNKHHTPKGQLCEECQKVWQYAEHRIDVCPHMESKTFCSVCKTHCYAPTYREKIREIMRYGGPRMLFISPIQVIRHMYLEWKDRKRSRTSYEN; translated from the coding sequence ATGACAGTTGATGAGAAACGTAAGTTAGAACTAAAAACTATGTACCAGATTATTGGCATCTATTGTCATAATAAGCACCACACTCCTAAAGGACAACTCTGTGAGGAGTGTCAAAAAGTTTGGCAATATGCTGAACATCGTATAGATGTATGTCCTCATATGGAAAGCAAGACCTTCTGCAGCGTATGTAAAACGCATTGCTATGCGCCTACGTATCGTGAAAAAATACGTGAAATCATGCGCTATGGTGGACCTAGAATGTTATTTATATCACCAATTCAAGTTATTCGCCATATGTATTTAGAGTGGAAGGATAGAAAAAGGAGTCGTACTTCTTATGAAAACTGA
- a CDS encoding class I SAM-dependent methyltransferase → MTNKIQELTVNETWRDEQDAWNHRSEYFVEMHNREDRKAQVTDFLAFLKDENLLPSSNGRTLDVGCGVCDYALGLAREGYKATGIDLSDGMIRGAKQLAESEGLDLSLYIGPWSDETRRELGWDKSFDLAYSIFCPIMFDVENIRAMHDASNDKCLWIAFSERSDEMVDMLSEHFFGRDSFPWDGKMKECLDAIYEMGYNVKVTYKTVPETEVMSLEKAVNYFTMRLHNNGWGDMEDMKEEIRNLIEPLAIDGEIHNKTVDKVAWVSWSVK, encoded by the coding sequence ATGACAAATAAAATACAGGAGCTCACGGTCAACGAAACTTGGCGCGATGAGCAAGACGCATGGAACCATCGTTCCGAGTACTTTGTAGAAATGCACAATCGCGAGGATCGCAAGGCACAGGTCACTGATTTTTTAGCCTTCTTAAAGGATGAAAATTTATTACCTTCATCGAATGGTCGTACACTTGATGTAGGCTGTGGTGTTTGTGACTACGCACTTGGGTTAGCTCGGGAAGGCTATAAGGCGACTGGTATCGATTTATCTGATGGTATGATTCGTGGTGCTAAACAATTAGCAGAGTCAGAAGGTTTAGATCTTAGCTTATATATCGGACCTTGGTCTGATGAAACTCGTCGAGAACTAGGTTGGGATAAAAGCTTTGACTTGGCATACAGTATCTTCTGCCCAATTATGTTTGATGTAGAAAATATTCGCGCTATGCATGATGCAAGTAATGATAAATGCTTGTGGATTGCTTTCAGTGAACGGAGTGACGAAATGGTAGATATGCTATCTGAACATTTCTTTGGTCGTGATTCTTTTCCGTGGGATGGTAAGATGAAAGAGTGTTTAGATGCAATCTATGAGATGGGGTATAATGTGAAAGTAACTTATAAAACCGTTCCTGAAACAGAGGTTATGTCTCTTGAAAAGGCAGTTAATTATTTTACCATGCGACTTCATAATAATGGATGGGGAGACATGGAAGACATGAAAGAAGAGATTAGAAATCTCATTGAGCCACTAGCTATTGATGGAGAAATCCATAATAAGACTGTTGATAAGGTGGCTTGGGTTTCATGGTCTGTGAAATAG
- a CDS encoding LemA family protein — translation MLSTLICILIVFLFYFFIKQYNLLQKLTVEIKAARANVIVAYEKKVAIVNQFTGLVNEYGDYEKLIQLNVSDNFIDMARETSKAVQNITALANQLPDLKANTQYGKFLEAISENEVFISNKRETYNFQVKEYNSAIAQIPMVFVASLLGFKQAPFFDSNNEEALAEFSGADPEAIKDLAIKGTDKLKDTTNKIRESFEKRE, via the coding sequence ATGCTTTCAACGCTTATATGTATATTAATTGTATTCTTGTTTTACTTCTTTATTAAGCAATACAATTTACTGCAAAAGTTGACCGTAGAGATTAAAGCTGCACGTGCCAATGTTATTGTTGCTTACGAGAAAAAGGTGGCTATTGTAAATCAGTTTACAGGCCTTGTAAACGAGTATGGTGATTATGAGAAGCTAATCCAGTTGAATGTGTCTGATAACTTTATTGATATGGCTCGAGAAACATCTAAAGCGGTACAAAATATTACGGCATTAGCTAATCAGCTTCCCGATTTGAAAGCGAATACTCAATATGGTAAATTCTTAGAAGCTATTAGTGAAAATGAAGTATTTATCTCTAATAAGCGTGAAACGTATAACTTTCAAGTGAAAGAATATAATAGTGCGATTGCCCAAATTCCGATGGTATTTGTGGCATCTTTATTGGGCTTTAAACAAGCTCCATTCTTTGATTCAAATAATGAAGAGGCTTTGGCTGAATTTAGTGGTGCTGACCCTGAAGCGATTAAAGATCTTGCTATAAAAGGTACAGATAAATTGAAGGATACAACAAATAAAATTAGAGAATCCTTTGAAAAACGAGAATAA
- a CDS encoding low molecular weight protein-tyrosine-phosphatase has protein sequence MVNILFICHGNICRSTMAEFYMKHIVNNAGLSDSIYIESSATSREEIGNDTHYGTKEKLDEMGIPYTRRKARQVTVDDYHNFDYLIIMDENNGRNLKRIIGNDIDSKVYKAMSFVGENRDVKDPWYTGNFDETYDDISRSCDALLELIKARI, from the coding sequence ATGGTTAATATTTTATTCATCTGTCATGGTAATATTTGTCGTTCTACAATGGCCGAGTTTTATATGAAACATATTGTTAATAATGCAGGCTTAAGCGATTCTATTTATATCGAATCCTCTGCCACATCTCGTGAAGAAATAGGAAACGATACTCATTATGGGACTAAAGAGAAATTAGATGAAATGGGTATTCCTTATACGCGTCGTAAGGCTCGTCAAGTAACGGTTGATGACTATCATAATTTCGACTATCTTATTATCATGGATGAAAATAATGGGCGGAATTTAAAACGTATCATTGGCAATGATATAGACTCTAAAGTGTATAAGGCCATGTCGTTCGTTGGTGAAAACCGTGATGTAAAGGATCCTTGGTATACGGGAAACTTTGATGAAACCTATGACGATATAAGTCGGAGCTGTGATGCTTTACTAGAATTGATTAAGGCAAGAATATAA
- a CDS encoding autotransporter family protein, with translation MKLQRNVSAVMAALVLTGMTCSAFATEINATSDKVEELLGLTMGAPVQTQPEVKHIEDTLTVNVHGKSLTDTGKTKNVSGIYNGFGSQLTVDKDLIVRLKNDAPASKRELGHYYMSAVYAGYGGKVPRLSKDNPDRDYGDTNIHVKGNVDINAIGVGLQANQRGHIIVDGGGRIITHPLETSDTYSVVAEEGDVYVNTGSDGKHPGSKELVAVGNVGLINKDYGRDPNHNEAPTNIALAFTTPNSKLTGAVLNEYAESNKNPHNSGADIYLQNGGTWNNEWIGMERPTSKRERPSGDNAAYLYKGSKVRNLVGGSSPSASGILHPIDARPITIQNYSGYVNAVYKAGVPAGENGKGNIVVEHAADNSHITLQGDGANLTNDDSYRKGIQALADKLQYTGNDKKLSTTVQINEGITSPGAVAELGANHFDSQGRLVVGDTTKINRASESSLVSGTKSALTSTAMAWKSNTNDLQRRLGDLRLANTNKGVWAKYIGGKSKITDGADAHMTYNGVQVGYDHKASNGWIFGGAIDYSTSSNSYTNGSGDGKLGGIALYGTKQHDDGRYLDIIARGNRLSNNYNLYTVGGQRLNGKYHTYGTSLSAEYGKRIKKQNGFYIDPSVEFIVGRLNGVSYDASVVGGGSMHVKADAVNSAVGRLGIGIGKETEKSNIFAKLALAHEFSGKANTTYSAPGNPTVQTTVDLKDTWLDAEIGGSWSVRPSTYLYGTFTKNFGAIVENTWRIDAGIRHNF, from the coding sequence ATGAAATTACAACGAAATGTATCGGCTGTGATGGCTGCGTTGGTATTAACTGGAATGACCTGCTCTGCATTTGCTACAGAAATTAATGCCACAAGTGATAAAGTGGAGGAATTGCTTGGCTTAACAATGGGGGCACCGGTACAAACACAACCGGAAGTCAAGCATATAGAGGATACCTTGACGGTTAATGTGCATGGTAAAAGCTTAACAGATACAGGTAAAACTAAAAATGTATCAGGTATTTATAATGGATTTGGATCACAATTGACGGTGGATAAAGATTTGATTGTACGTCTTAAGAATGATGCACCAGCCTCAAAAAGGGAACTCGGTCATTACTATATGAGCGCTGTGTATGCTGGTTACGGCGGTAAAGTGCCAAGACTCAGCAAGGACAATCCTGATAGAGATTATGGAGATACTAATATTCACGTCAAAGGTAATGTAGATATTAATGCTATCGGTGTCGGTTTACAAGCTAATCAACGTGGCCATATCATTGTTGATGGTGGTGGACGTATCATCACTCATCCTTTAGAAACTTCTGATACTTACTCCGTAGTGGCAGAAGAGGGTGATGTATACGTTAATACTGGTTCTGACGGAAAACATCCAGGTTCTAAGGAATTGGTCGCTGTTGGTAATGTAGGGTTAATTAATAAGGATTATGGTCGTGATCCAAATCATAACGAAGCGCCAACGAATATAGCATTAGCTTTTACAACACCTAATTCTAAACTTACGGGTGCCGTACTAAATGAATATGCTGAAAGCAATAAGAACCCGCATAATTCTGGTGCTGACATTTACTTACAAAATGGAGGAACTTGGAATAATGAATGGATTGGTATGGAGCGTCCTACCTCTAAAAGAGAACGTCCATCTGGAGATAATGCAGCATATCTATACAAGGGCAGTAAGGTTCGTAATCTCGTAGGTGGATCAAGTCCATCGGCATCCGGTATACTTCATCCTATTGATGCACGACCTATTACAATTCAAAATTATAGCGGCTATGTGAATGCTGTTTATAAGGCCGGTGTTCCAGCTGGTGAAAATGGAAAGGGGAATATCGTTGTTGAACATGCTGCAGATAATAGCCATATTACGTTGCAAGGTGATGGAGCTAATTTGACTAATGATGATAGCTACCGTAAGGGAATACAAGCCTTAGCCGATAAATTACAATATACTGGCAATGATAAGAAACTGAGTACAACTGTTCAAATCAATGAAGGTATTACTAGTCCAGGTGCTGTTGCAGAGCTTGGTGCAAATCATTTTGACTCACAGGGGCGCCTTGTTGTGGGAGATACGACAAAGATTAATCGTGCTAGTGAATCATCCTTGGTAAGTGGCACAAAATCTGCTCTTACATCAACCGCTATGGCATGGAAGAGTAATACCAATGATTTACAACGCCGTTTAGGAGATCTTCGTTTAGCTAATACAAACAAAGGTGTATGGGCGAAATATATAGGCGGTAAATCTAAAATTACAGACGGTGCTGATGCACATATGACGTATAATGGTGTACAAGTCGGCTACGATCATAAGGCTTCTAATGGGTGGATTTTCGGTGGCGCTATTGATTATAGTACATCCAGTAATTCCTATACTAATGGCAGTGGTGATGGTAAACTTGGTGGCATTGCCTTGTACGGAACAAAACAACATGATGATGGTCGTTATTTAGATATCATTGCTCGTGGTAATCGTTTATCCAATAATTATAACCTTTATACTGTTGGTGGACAGCGGTTAAATGGCAAGTATCATACTTATGGTACATCATTGAGTGCTGAATACGGTAAGCGCATCAAGAAGCAAAATGGTTTCTACATCGATCCTAGTGTAGAATTTATTGTAGGCCGTTTGAATGGTGTATCCTATGATGCTTCTGTTGTCGGTGGTGGTTCTATGCATGTGAAAGCTGATGCTGTGAACTCTGCTGTAGGCAGACTTGGTATTGGCATTGGGAAAGAAACAGAAAAATCCAATATCTTCGCTAAATTAGCATTAGCGCATGAATTCTCTGGTAAGGCAAATACAACATATTCCGCACCAGGTAATCCAACAGTACAAACAACAGTAGATTTGAAGGATACATGGCTTGATGCTGAAATTGGTGGGTCTTGGAGTGTCCGTCCTAGTACATATCTATATGGTACATTCACTAAAAACTTTGGTGCTATCGTAGAAAATACATGGCGCATTGATGCTGGGATACGACATAATTTTTAA
- a CDS encoding DUF4198 domain-containing protein: MNKKILASLFAVGLAAGCVCSSVDAHGVFFANRLDEKALVLGEGPVDDAYSPEMVKSIIGLDNNGMVIPVQVIKHEKNVVVVPNDKLGITVTDFDYGYWTKDKDGKTVHKPISEVPGAQKSTHAIKYDVHYWNAEAKPFNNKDAFIQIIPSVNPLTLRKGDTYEIQVLKDGKPYANAPLIKDVINDLTNESQADANGKATVTVSANGLNVVGVEVGFPTQTKGEQNKYFSALSFIINPE, from the coding sequence ATGAATAAGAAAATCTTAGCTTCTTTATTTGCAGTAGGTTTAGCTGCAGGTTGTGTGTGCTCTTCCGTTGATGCGCATGGCGTATTCTTTGCTAACCGCTTAGATGAAAAAGCGCTAGTACTTGGCGAAGGCCCTGTTGATGATGCGTATAGCCCAGAAATGGTAAAAAGCATCATTGGCTTAGATAACAATGGCATGGTAATTCCTGTACAAGTTATTAAACATGAAAAAAATGTAGTGGTTGTACCAAATGATAAATTGGGTATTACAGTAACTGACTTTGACTATGGTTATTGGACAAAAGACAAAGATGGTAAAACTGTTCATAAACCAATCTCTGAAGTACCAGGTGCTCAAAAAAGTACACATGCCATTAAATATGACGTTCACTACTGGAATGCAGAAGCAAAACCTTTCAATAATAAAGATGCTTTCATTCAAATCATTCCATCTGTTAACCCATTAACTCTTAGAAAAGGTGATACATATGAAATCCAAGTCTTGAAAGACGGTAAACCATATGCAAATGCACCTCTTATTAAAGACGTAATTAATGATCTTACTAATGAAAGCCAAGCAGATGCTAATGGTAAAGCAACTGTTACTGTAAGTGCTAATGGCCTTAACGTAGTAGGCGTTGAAGTGGGCTTCCCAACTCAAACTAAAGGTGAGCAAAATAAATACTTCAGTGCATTGTCCTTCATCATCAATCCTGAATAA
- the typA gene encoding translational GTPase TypA, producing the protein MIRENLRNVAIIAHVDHGKTTLVDALLKQSHVFRENEKVAERVMDSNDLERERGITILSKNTAVMHDGIKINIVDTPGHADFGGEVERVLNMVDGVLLLVDAYEGPMPQTKYVLRKALEQKLKPIVVINKIDRPDQRVKEVEDEVLELFMELEADDDQLDFPVVYASARSGVSKTNWDDEAVNMEPLFKTLIDEIPAPQGDMEGPLQFMVTTLDYDNFIGKIAVGRIVRGKMKTNQQVAIMNGESTRKAKIGRVYTYNGLNRVETDEAEMGDIIAFAGIDDINIGETVADAENPEALPSISIDEPTLSMVFSVNNSPFAGREGEFVTSRHLRDRLFREVETNVSMKVEETDSADAFKVSGRGELHLAVLIETMRREGYELQVGKPRVIFKTINDQLCEPLEALTIDVPQEFMGTVMENLGQRKAELTNMVELAGYLRMEFVVPARGLIGFRAQFLTATKGNGIMNHVFHGYAPYKGEIPSRTRGALVAFENGETTPYGLNSVQDRGTLFVGPNQDVYAGQVIGENTRELDMDVNPCKKKHVTNMRSSSSDEAVRLTPPRIFSLEQALEWINDDELVEVTPESIRMRKTILDRNARAKAAKNKK; encoded by the coding sequence ATGATTCGCGAAAATCTTCGTAATGTAGCGATTATCGCCCACGTTGACCATGGTAAAACTACTTTGGTGGACGCATTATTAAAACAAAGCCATGTGTTCCGTGAGAATGAAAAGGTAGCAGAACGCGTAATGGACTCCAACGACTTGGAACGTGAACGCGGTATTACTATTTTGTCTAAAAACACTGCTGTTATGCATGATGGTATCAAAATCAACATCGTTGATACTCCAGGCCATGCTGATTTCGGCGGCGAAGTGGAACGCGTACTTAACATGGTTGATGGCGTATTGCTTCTCGTAGATGCTTACGAAGGTCCAATGCCTCAAACTAAATACGTTTTGCGTAAAGCATTAGAGCAAAAATTGAAACCAATCGTAGTTATCAATAAAATCGACCGTCCTGACCAACGTGTTAAAGAGGTTGAGGATGAAGTCCTTGAATTGTTTATGGAGCTTGAAGCTGATGATGATCAACTCGACTTCCCTGTAGTTTACGCATCTGCTCGTTCCGGTGTGTCCAAAACCAACTGGGATGATGAAGCTGTAAACATGGAACCGTTGTTCAAAACATTGATTGATGAGATTCCGGCACCACAAGGTGATATGGAAGGCCCTCTTCAATTCATGGTAACTACACTTGATTACGATAACTTCATCGGTAAAATCGCCGTAGGTCGTATCGTTCGCGGTAAAATGAAAACTAACCAACAAGTGGCAATCATGAACGGTGAAAGCACTCGTAAAGCGAAAATCGGTCGTGTGTACACATACAATGGTTTGAATCGCGTTGAAACTGACGAAGCTGAAATGGGTGATATCATTGCCTTTGCAGGTATCGACGATATTAACATCGGCGAAACAGTAGCGGATGCTGAAAATCCTGAAGCATTACCATCCATCTCCATCGACGAACCAACATTGTCTATGGTGTTTTCCGTAAATAACTCTCCATTCGCAGGCCGCGAAGGTGAATTCGTTACATCCCGTCACTTGCGTGATCGTTTATTCCGTGAAGTAGAAACTAACGTTTCTATGAAAGTAGAAGAAACTGATTCTGCAGATGCGTTCAAGGTATCTGGTCGTGGTGAATTGCATTTGGCAGTATTGATTGAAACTATGCGTCGTGAAGGCTACGAATTACAAGTAGGTAAACCTCGTGTAATTTTCAAAACTATTAACGACCAATTGTGTGAACCGCTCGAAGCATTGACCATTGACGTACCTCAGGAATTTATGGGTACCGTAATGGAAAATCTCGGTCAACGTAAAGCTGAGTTGACTAATATGGTTGAATTGGCCGGTTATCTTCGTATGGAATTCGTAGTTCCGGCTCGTGGCTTGATCGGTTTCCGTGCACAATTCTTAACAGCTACAAAAGGTAATGGTATCATGAACCATGTATTCCATGGCTATGCACCATATAAAGGTGAAATTCCTTCCCGTACACGTGGTGCTTTGGTAGCATTCGAAAATGGCGAAACTACTCCATATGGTTTGAACTCCGTTCAAGATCGTGGTACATTGTTCGTTGGTCCTAACCAAGACGTGTATGCAGGCCAAGTTATCGGTGAAAATACACGTGAACTTGATATGGATGTTAACCCATGTAAGAAAAAACATGTTACCAACATGCGTTCCAGTTCCTCTGATGAAGCGGTACGCTTGACTCCACCTCGTATCTTCTCTTTGGAACAAGCTCTTGAGTGGATCAACGATGATGAACTTGTTGAAGTAACACCTGAAAGCATTCGTATGCGTAAAACAATTCTTGATCGTAACGCACGTGCGAAAGCAGCGAAGAATAAAAAATAA